From the Ruminiclostridium josui JCM 17888 genome, one window contains:
- a CDS encoding DUF262 domain-containing protein, giving the protein MKAIQTSMLSFMQQPKQQFMIPVYQRTYKWTRLNCKQLLDDILRVSKYENRTHFIGSIVYITDEYYQATKINQLSIIDGQQRITTISLLLLAMCKYLKENPNNFDTIPEELFNEYLINNTYRNKYENEFIKLDLLHCI; this is encoded by the coding sequence ATGAAAGCTATTCAAACAAGTATGTTATCATTTATGCAACAACCAAAACAACAGTTTATGATTCCTGTATACCAAAGAACATACAAGTGGACAAGGCTCAATTGCAAACAACTTTTAGATGATATTCTAAGGGTAAGTAAGTATGAGAATAGAACACATTTTATTGGCTCAATAGTATACATAACGGATGAATACTATCAAGCAACTAAAATAAATCAATTAAGTATTATAGATGGTCAGCAAAGGATTACAACAATATCATTATTGTTGTTGGCTATGTGTAAATATTTAAAGGAAAATCCAAATAACTTTGACACTATTCCAGAGGAGTTATTTAATGAATATTTGATAAATAATACATATAGGAATAAATATGAGAATGAGTTTATAAAGTTAGATTTGTTGCATTGTATTTGA
- the uxaC gene encoding glucuronate isomerase — protein MLSDDFILKGKTAKSLYNRFAKDAPVYDYHCHLSAKEIYEDETFTDISSIWLGYDHYKWRTMRFAGVPEEFITGKVDGRTKFKMWAKTCERLIGSPLYHWANMELETYFGVNEVLKESNADKIYDYCNAKIREDKLSPTKMIRSSNVKLICTTDDPVDSLEYHLLLGKKTDKGFEVLPTFRPDNALKILNDNFVEYIKRLETSANIKIITYKDLLAALKNRIEFFSQVGCVLSDHSLESLAYFPTEFDEAGNIFEKRLNGETVSVEEAEKYKLYTLGVLAEEYKEAGWAMQLHIGAIRSTNDTMLKKVGVDSGFDIMNDFRIAEPLAKLLNDMDKKNSMPKTILYTLNSKDNLVLSSLPHCFTEAGIPGKVQFGAAWWFNDHKEGITAHLKAIADQGMLAYFVGMLTDSRSFLSYVRHDYFRRILCSFVGDLVDNEEFADDDDILGEIIEGVCYKNIVSYLGL, from the coding sequence TTGCTAAGCGATGATTTTATTTTAAAGGGCAAAACCGCTAAATCTTTATATAACCGTTTTGCAAAGGATGCGCCGGTTTACGACTATCACTGTCATCTTTCTGCGAAAGAAATTTATGAAGATGAGACTTTTACGGATATTTCATCCATATGGCTAGGATATGACCATTATAAATGGAGGACAATGCGTTTTGCTGGAGTACCTGAGGAATTTATCACTGGAAAAGTAGACGGACGTACCAAATTTAAAATGTGGGCAAAAACCTGTGAAAGACTTATAGGAAGTCCTCTTTACCATTGGGCTAATATGGAGTTGGAAACTTACTTTGGAGTAAATGAAGTTTTAAAGGAAAGCAATGCAGATAAAATATACGATTACTGCAATGCAAAAATAAGGGAGGATAAACTTTCTCCAACAAAAATGATAAGGTCTTCTAATGTAAAGCTAATTTGCACAACCGACGACCCGGTTGACTCCCTTGAATATCATTTACTGCTAGGAAAGAAGACTGACAAAGGATTTGAGGTTTTACCTACTTTCAGACCGGATAATGCCTTAAAGATACTAAATGATAATTTTGTTGAGTACATAAAAAGACTCGAGACTTCTGCAAATATAAAGATTATAACTTACAAGGACTTATTAGCTGCTCTGAAAAACAGAATTGAATTTTTCAGCCAGGTAGGATGTGTTCTCTCGGATCACTCTCTTGAAAGTCTTGCTTATTTCCCTACAGAATTTGATGAAGCTGGCAATATATTTGAAAAGAGACTTAATGGAGAGACTGTATCAGTTGAGGAAGCTGAAAAATATAAGCTGTACACTCTTGGTGTTTTAGCAGAAGAATATAAAGAGGCTGGATGGGCAATGCAGCTGCACATTGGAGCTATTAGAAGCACCAATGATACTATGCTGAAAAAGGTTGGCGTTGATTCGGGGTTTGATATTATGAATGATTTTCGAATTGCTGAACCATTAGCAAAGCTCCTTAATGACATGGATAAAAAGAATTCCATGCCTAAGACAATTTTGTATACGCTAAATTCCAAGGATAACCTGGTATTATCTTCCCTTCCTCATTGCTTTACGGAGGCTGGTATTCCTGGAAAGGTGCAATTTGGGGCAGCATGGTGGTTCAATGACCACAAGGAAGGTATAACAGCTCACCTTAAAGCCATTGCAGATCAGGGCATGTTGGCATACTTTGTAGGAATGCTTACAGACTCCAGAAGCTTTTTGTCTTACGTAAGACACGATTACTTTAGAAGGATTCTGTGTTCCTTTGTCGGTGATCTTGTTGACAATGAAGAATTTGCCGACGATGATGATATATTGGGGGAAATTATTGAAGGAGTATGCTATAAAAATATAGTTAGCTATCTGGGTTTATAA
- a CDS encoding thioredoxin domain-containing protein, with protein MTSHKTPNKLVNEKSPYLLQHAYNPVDWYPWGPEAFARAVSEDKPIFLSIGYSTCHWCHVMERESFEDEEVAHILNRDFICIKVDREERPDIDSIYMSVCQALTGHGGWPLTVFLTPDRQPFYAGTYFPKEDSRGFMGLISLLESVKEAWDSKRDNLLESAKNIIEHLTQEEVSIETEISKDIIHEAFTHFKYNFDSKYGGFGASPKFPSPHTLLFLLRYWYTQKEPFALEMVEKTLESMKNGGIFDHIGFGFSRYSTDKKWLVPHFEKMLYDNALLAIAYGETYSATGNKNYEETARQILDYVQRDMTSQLGAFYSAEDADSEGVEGKFYVWSQEEVISVLGSKDGDEYCKLFDITSPGNFEGLNIPNLIETGTLSEQQKHFAEECRKKLFAHREKRIHPYKDDKVLTSWNGLMIAAMAYCGRIFSEERYIESAKRCVDFIYKKLIRTDGRLLARYRDGESVFPAYLEDYAFLVWGLLELYEATFTTIYLKRAVKLTDAMLNLFGEKNSAGLFLYGHDSEKLISRPRESYDGAIPSGNSVAAMNLLRLARITGHHEYENRAKAIIDFFSNQMEAAPTGHSYMLCSYMYSISDISSEVVITGTKHKELVDTYNSKYLPFAVAISNITPELTEIAPFVEGYKEQNDKTAAYVCRNYSCMEQITEAKKLAEVLS; from the coding sequence ATGACAAGTCATAAAACACCCAATAAATTGGTAAATGAAAAATCCCCTTACTTACTGCAACATGCATATAACCCTGTTGACTGGTATCCTTGGGGCCCTGAAGCATTTGCCCGTGCAGTAAGCGAAGATAAGCCAATTTTTCTTTCCATTGGCTATTCAACCTGTCACTGGTGCCATGTAATGGAACGTGAATCATTTGAGGACGAAGAAGTAGCACACATATTGAACCGGGATTTTATATGTATAAAGGTTGATCGTGAAGAAAGACCTGATATAGACAGCATTTACATGTCCGTTTGTCAGGCGCTAACCGGTCACGGCGGATGGCCACTCACAGTATTTCTAACCCCTGACAGACAGCCGTTTTATGCAGGAACGTATTTTCCGAAAGAAGACAGCAGAGGCTTTATGGGGCTTATATCTTTGCTTGAATCTGTAAAAGAAGCATGGGACAGCAAAAGAGATAACCTATTAGAATCAGCAAAGAACATTATAGAGCATTTAACTCAAGAAGAAGTTTCTATTGAAACAGAAATTTCAAAAGACATTATACATGAGGCATTTACACATTTTAAATATAATTTTGACAGCAAATATGGAGGCTTCGGAGCCTCTCCCAAATTCCCATCTCCACATACGCTGCTCTTTTTGCTCAGATACTGGTACACTCAGAAAGAGCCTTTTGCACTTGAAATGGTTGAAAAGACCCTTGAATCAATGAAAAACGGTGGAATTTTTGATCATATAGGCTTTGGCTTCAGCAGATACTCAACAGATAAAAAGTGGCTTGTTCCACATTTTGAAAAAATGTTGTACGACAATGCACTTTTAGCTATTGCATACGGAGAAACGTATTCTGCAACCGGAAACAAAAACTATGAAGAAACGGCCAGACAGATACTTGATTATGTGCAACGTGATATGACATCTCAATTAGGAGCTTTTTATTCCGCTGAAGATGCTGATTCCGAGGGTGTTGAAGGCAAGTTTTATGTTTGGTCCCAAGAGGAAGTAATTAGCGTACTCGGCTCTAAAGATGGAGATGAGTACTGCAAATTATTTGACATAACCTCTCCAGGAAACTTTGAAGGACTGAACATACCAAACCTTATTGAAACAGGCACTTTATCCGAACAGCAAAAGCACTTTGCAGAGGAATGCCGTAAAAAACTATTTGCCCACAGAGAAAAAAGAATTCATCCGTACAAAGATGACAAAGTTCTGACATCCTGGAACGGTCTTATGATAGCTGCAATGGCATACTGCGGCAGAATTTTCAGTGAAGAAAGATACATCGAATCGGCCAAAAGGTGCGTTGATTTCATTTATAAAAAACTTATTAGAACTGACGGACGTTTGCTGGCACGCTACCGTGACGGTGAATCAGTTTTTCCCGCTTACCTGGAAGACTATGCATTCCTTGTCTGGGGATTACTTGAATTATATGAGGCTACGTTTACAACTATTTATCTAAAAAGAGCCGTAAAACTGACAGATGCAATGTTAAATCTCTTTGGCGAAAAAAATTCTGCAGGACTATTTTTATATGGACATGATTCTGAAAAACTTATATCTCGGCCACGAGAAAGTTATGATGGTGCTATACCATCCGGGAACTCCGTTGCAGCAATGAATCTTCTGCGATTAGCAAGAATAACCGGTCATCATGAGTATGAAAACAGAGCAAAAGCCATAATAGATTTCTTTAGTAATCAGATGGAAGCAGCCCCAACCGGACACAGTTACATGCTTTGTAGCTATATGTATTCCATATCTGATATATCGTCTGAGGTAGTTATTACAGGGACAAAGCATAAGGAATTAGTAGATACTTACAATAGTAAATATTTACCATTTGCCGTAGCCATTTCTAATATAACACCTGAGCTTACTGAAATTGCTCCTTTTGTGGAAGGCTATAAAGAGCAAAATGATAAGACTGCAGCATATGTATGCCGAAATTACTCTTGTATGGAGCAAATTACAGAAGCAAAAAAGCTTGCTGAAGTATTATCTTAG